A window of Infirmifilum lucidum contains these coding sequences:
- a CDS encoding energy-coupling factor transporter transmembrane component T family protein, with the protein MDSLKRLNPVVKLTSLLIAIFHVALLQNVVVTISHLLLALSLAILSRPKVNRVVATGIASTLIGYTWVTYTLYVVNVKLDPQIALAKTLLLSSRILIVMLYSLFFASTTRPKDLATSMTLQLKVPYEYAFLSFVTLRMFPIIKRDLENIIAFRKMKGYIKVSRPWNLILSMITPLLFTTVRRSVLMGISMEARGFGKYPKRTFLYETQITPRDIAFLLSVLSVVSASTLFSYILGAPLEVSL; encoded by the coding sequence CGATTTTCCATGTAGCCCTACTCCAGAACGTGGTTGTAACGATTTCACACCTGTTACTGGCACTCTCCCTTGCGATATTATCTAGGCCTAAAGTAAATAGGGTTGTCGCGACAGGGATCGCCTCTACACTTATAGGGTACACATGGGTCACTTATACACTCTACGTAGTTAACGTGAAGCTAGACCCTCAAATAGCTCTAGCGAAAACGTTGCTACTGTCTTCAAGGATACTCATCGTAATGCTCTACTCGCTGTTTTTCGCCTCAACCACTAGGCCAAAGGATCTGGCAACCTCCATGACATTACAACTTAAAGTCCCCTACGAATATGCCTTCCTGTCCTTTGTCACTCTCAGAATGTTCCCCATAATCAAGCGGGATCTTGAAAACATCATAGCCTTCAGGAAGATGAAAGGCTACATAAAGGTGAGCAGACCATGGAACCTCATTCTCTCGATGATAACACCACTGTTGTTTACAACTGTTAGGAGGTCAGTGTTAATGGGGATATCTATGGAGGCTAGAGGGTTCGGCAAGTACCCGAAAAGAACATTCCTATACGAGACGCAAATAACTCCGCGGGACATAGCATTCCTTCTATCTGTTCTCTCGGTAGTTTCTGCCTCGACTCTCTTCTCGTATATTCTCGGAGCACCCTTGGAAGTCTCACTTTAG
- a CDS encoding PH domain-containing protein — protein sequence MEPEQRVLWRGKPSFASFLGMFSLYSTPAWSQLVALALWGFAPVSIKSFLSSLAFVTNWVTGLSEPYSLIYAMGAVIAVTVCVLDWLMHVDAKPLLFVSVSYALPEIARFLRVLDGGYLARCGVLGVASIIGVLGVEVYRRSFEYYVTQDSVVMKGGFLRKWERVVKKGAISDVLVIRPLLGAIFGFAHIMPITQSQLGLGDTFSLGAVVAGEKSAGVIIGGGKQIKEVEARPWNCIYGVRGFREVKEAILK from the coding sequence GTGGAGCCAGAGCAAAGGGTTTTGTGGAGGGGCAAGCCCTCGTTCGCCTCTTTCCTGGGCATGTTTTCCCTGTACTCTACGCCGGCATGGAGCCAGCTCGTAGCCTTAGCTCTCTGGGGCTTCGCGCCAGTCAGTATCAAGAGCTTCCTTTCCTCTCTAGCCTTCGTCACTAACTGGGTTACTGGGCTCAGCGAGCCCTACAGCCTGATCTATGCAATGGGGGCTGTAATCGCGGTGACGGTCTGCGTGTTGGACTGGCTCATGCACGTAGACGCCAAGCCCTTGCTATTTGTATCTGTAAGCTACGCACTCCCAGAGATAGCTAGGTTCCTTCGCGTTCTGGACGGAGGGTATTTAGCAAGGTGCGGAGTGCTAGGCGTGGCTTCTATCATAGGCGTGCTAGGTGTAGAAGTCTATAGGAGGAGTTTTGAGTACTACGTCACGCAGGACTCCGTAGTTATGAAGGGGGGATTTCTGAGAAAGTGGGAAAGAGTGGTCAAAAAGGGGGCAATAAGCGATGTCCTGGTCATTAGACCCCTTCTCGGGGCTATATTTGGTTTCGCCCACATTATGCCTATAACTCAGAGCCAGCTCGGGCTAGGAGACACTTTTAGCTTGGGCGCGGTTGTCGCAGGGGAAAAGAGTGCAGGAGTAATTATTGGTGGTGGTAAGCAGATCAAGGAGGTAGAGGCGAGGCCCTGGAACTGTATCTACGGTGTTAGGGGTTTCCGTGAAGTTAAAGAAGCTATTCTAAAGTGA
- a CDS encoding ECF transporter S component, producing MSQKRLSVFLAVVAIFSALTAALTSVSAVPSPTRGFTHVGDTIIYLASLLFGSSAGLAVGLIGPTLADIVVGYPRWYVTLVAHGLQGYIAGMGKGKGLKVQVIAMIAAGLVMSFTYFVVNVFVKGRAPALVSLFRDTFGQTLISVLLAALLVKPLEKNPIIRKASQMMP from the coding sequence GTGAGTCAGAAGAGGCTGAGCGTATTCCTGGCAGTTGTCGCAATTTTCTCCGCTCTCACTGCGGCTTTAACCTCGGTATCGGCTGTTCCAAGCCCCACAAGGGGCTTTACACACGTCGGCGACACCATAATCTACTTAGCGTCGCTCCTTTTCGGTAGCAGTGCTGGACTTGCTGTAGGCCTAATCGGGCCAACGCTAGCAGACATAGTTGTGGGCTACCCGAGGTGGTATGTTACCCTTGTAGCGCACGGGCTCCAAGGCTACATAGCTGGCATGGGTAAAGGCAAGGGCCTTAAAGTCCAGGTAATAGCGATGATAGCAGCCGGCCTCGTAATGAGCTTTACTTACTTCGTCGTCAATGTTTTCGTGAAGGGGCGCGCGCCAGCACTTGTATCCCTCTTCAGGGATACATTTGGTCAAACACTAATATCTGTGCTCCTCGCAGCCTTGCTTGTCAAGCCCCTGGAAAAGAATCCCATTATAAGAAAAGCGTCTCAAATGATGCCGTGA
- a CDS encoding 4Fe-4S ferredoxin: MADCAYKRLTEVNVASKLIRDTRRILVYGSCVRDEYPEIFEEFRLERVPLAVCLEAEHFNVVALKLASMFARVDLEEVVVLTVDGSPHCVGLHHAVEEALKVTHKSIQAKHYVIEGGKALEVSDQAVKVSRYLSKVQQLLEKTLNSSP; the protein is encoded by the coding sequence TTGGCTGATTGCGCCTATAAACGCCTAACAGAGGTAAACGTTGCCTCGAAACTCATTCGAGACACGCGAAGGATTCTAGTTTATGGCTCCTGCGTTAGAGACGAATACCCAGAGATTTTCGAAGAGTTCAGACTCGAGAGAGTCCCACTGGCTGTCTGCCTAGAGGCCGAGCATTTCAACGTAGTTGCCCTCAAGCTTGCATCCATGTTCGCTAGGGTAGACCTAGAGGAAGTTGTAGTTCTGACCGTCGACGGTTCTCCACACTGTGTGGGGCTACACCATGCAGTAGAAGAGGCTCTGAAGGTCACTCACAAGAGTATACAGGCTAAACACTACGTTATAGAGGGGGGTAAAGCCTTAGAGGTCAGTGACCAGGCCGTTAAGGTTTCCAGGTACCTCTCAAAGGTACAGCAGTTATTGGAGAAAACCTTAAATTCCAGCCCGTGA
- a CDS encoding purine-nucleoside phosphorylase gives MPFHIKAERVAPRVIAVGDPGRAKLLASMLVNPVLVNDNRGLLVYNGSWRGLEVTIATHGMGGPGAAIVFEELVQAGAKAIIRFGTTGGISREVAIGDFIVPTSAHYVHGGFFRQYFGDLNVSASPDLTLAWTLYSKGLQRGLKVHAGPVVSSDAFYAEDKSLAEKWASFGALSVEMECATLFSIAMLRRIKSAALLLVNGHLLEPEKRMVSEGELAEKLRLGGELVLDSLVSIKV, from the coding sequence ATGCCCTTCCACATCAAGGCTGAGCGTGTAGCTCCAAGAGTCATAGCAGTCGGGGATCCGGGCAGGGCAAAACTCCTCGCAAGTATGCTTGTTAACCCCGTGCTCGTCAACGATAACAGAGGGTTGCTGGTCTACAACGGCTCGTGGAGGGGTTTAGAAGTCACCATCGCGACACATGGGATGGGTGGCCCGGGTGCCGCAATAGTCTTCGAGGAGCTGGTTCAGGCGGGTGCCAAGGCAATTATAAGGTTCGGCACAACCGGGGGGATTAGCAGGGAGGTGGCAATTGGAGACTTCATCGTTCCTACGTCTGCTCACTATGTTCACGGCGGCTTTTTCAGGCAGTATTTCGGCGACCTCAATGTCTCCGCATCCCCCGACTTAACCCTGGCGTGGACACTCTATTCCAAAGGGCTACAGAGAGGCCTCAAAGTGCACGCAGGGCCGGTCGTCAGCAGTGATGCTTTCTACGCGGAGGACAAGAGCCTCGCAGAGAAGTGGGCCAGCTTCGGCGCCCTGAGCGTCGAGATGGAGTGCGCAACACTATTCTCTATAGCCATGTTGAGGAGGATTAAAAGCGCGGCTCTCCTGCTTGTAAATGGACACCTCCTTGAGCCTGAAAAGAGGATGGTTTCAGAGGGGGAGCTTGCCGAGAAGCTCAGGCTTGGAGGCGAGCTCGTACTCGATAGCCTCGTAAGTATAAAGGTGTAG